The Primulina tabacum isolate GXHZ01 chromosome 1, ASM2559414v2, whole genome shotgun sequence genome contains the following window.
cataaaatgtcacgtacaggggtaaaacggactttttacacctaaaaaatagtaaaagtcatggcagtgccctaaatgctgtttttatgatatcatgattatttttaaatgtttatgaaatgttcatgattgatttatgatttttaaatgaattttgtATCGAATTAGTTTGTGCGTATAATTGAGAATTATGGGTAATACAATGATTATTGGAGTTGTTGGCATTTATTGGTCCAGCTTTAGTGCCTAATTGGAACCTAGAATTGATCGTTTTTTGAGCTTCGATGAAAATAAGAGTAGCATTCGGCTTGATTTGGCTCTTTTGCCTCTTATTACTAGCATTccatcaattacttgtttcagaTGCAAGCTGCATTTGGAGCTAAGAGGGTGGTTTAATAGCTAGTATTTTTCCCATAGCAATGTATGATTCCTTGATTTGCGTTTGCAGTGGTTAGATTTTCTTAAAAGGATGTTGAAAGAAACTGAATGGGCTATGAGCAAAATTGACAGAAAGTTCTTTCAAAAAAGGGCTAGGGATTATAATTCGGACGAAGATGGTGAATACGATGACTTAGGGGTCGAGGAGGAGAATGAAGTTTCAGAAGACGAAGAGGGCGGAATCCAGCCTGGTGTAACAAAATTTACAGAGGGAATTAAAGCTTTTAAGTTGGCATTTAAGAAAATTCTTGCTAAGAAGAGCGGTGAGGATTCGAATGTGTTGGTAAGCTGAATTTCTGGAAAACTTTATTTCTGCTCAAGGCTGTGTTTAGGTTGAGGGaggtatatatatttgtatcaCAGTAAGTGTAAAGAATTTTCTAGTATATTAGAGATTAATTCATTTGTTTTGTTAAAAGAAAGTGTATTTCTTTAAATGATCGTCGAAGACTTGGACGTCTACTATAGAGTGAAAaatcttttaattaaaatagAGCTCTAGAGGAATTAGAGTACGAACTCTGAATGTGTTTTGTTTGCAGGGCCCTGTATTATCTGCTCATAAGAAGCTTTTAGGTGAAAAACTTGCTGAAGAAGCGGAAAGGAAAGTAAAGGGGGAGGCAAAGAAAGAGAAGCGTTTGGTATTGGGTTTTATTGATTTAGACTTGGTTTAAGGATGTACCTTGTTTTTTTCCTACTTGCTCTTTGATTGATAGTGTTTTGTTGTTTATCGATTCTTTTGATGAGAAGCAAGGTGAGAAGGGACATGTGAAGCCTACTAATTATTTGGATGCACATGAAAAGTTTCTGTTGGGAGTGGCTACTAAAGGAGGTACAAATTGTTTTGTTGCTTAAAACGACTGAATGGGCTCATTTATTTTTGTCAAGAGACTGATTTGATCTTATCATTGCCATGTGTACTGCTGGGTGTTACAGTTGTCAAGTTGTTCAATGCTGTAAGTTTTCGAGCCAACTTTGTACATTACCTTCTAGTGCTCATGCTTtccattttcttcaatttttgcCCTTGTTCATAGCACAATTTGCTGCATTTTGTATCTCTGTTTTGTGCTTCACACAGGTAAACAAGGCGCAAAATGCTCAGAAAGGCTTAAATCCCTCGAGAACAAAAGATGAGAAAAGTATGTGATTACGGTTGACTTTCTATTCAATCTCCCATATACTTGGTTCTTGGTATTTCTTTCTTTGTTCATGGTATTTCTTTCTTTGTTCCACTTATATTTCTTGGAATGATGGAATCCAATTagaaaaatcttttatttttatttttttcattattttccaacatatattatatttcttggAATTATGGAATCCAATTagaaaaatcttttattttaatttttttcattattttccaACATATATTAATTCTTCATATTCAAATGCGTGCTTGCTTTACGCATGCGCAAGTCTGTAGGTTTTATGTATATAAAAAGTAAAGCCTTGTTGATTGTAGAATCATATTGAAGACTTTTAGGTCAAATAGATTATGTGATTTCTTCATAGTTAGTCTGAGAATTATGATGTGTAGCTGATGTCCATTGAGGAATAGAGGTTTATACGCTAAATTACTTTATTATGGAACTGAAATTGGATCATATGTTTTGGAATATGATGTCATCCCATGAATTTCAATTTGTTTAGAACTTGAGACAGGTTTGAGAAACAAACTGCATCTGAGGTGTTAAGAGTTATGTTTGTAGTGTGTACGGTAAATTCTGAGGTTGGTGTGACTAACTTGAACAGTACCAGAGGTACTGTTTGTTTTATTTGAAGATGAATTACGGGTTTTGCAGAATATTTGGGTTTTTTTCCCTGAAAGAAACAATTTTTTATTGATGATGTCATATCATGTGAGAGTGCATTGggttatttgaatttttaatagTTTGTTATGGCATTTTGGAATTTCAAAATATAGTTtcattgcattaaaatataataattgtgTTGTTTTGAGAATGAATGAAAACGTGGTTGTCAAAGTTGTCCAAGGTGTTGGGCGCAGCCTGGCATGGTTCATTTTGGGAAAATGAGAATCTCTTGGAAATGAAGTCAAACATTGGTTTGTGATTTTCATGTCTAGTGACTAAAGGCCGATCCATTATTGATTTTAAAACAGATATATAACACTATCTGTTACATGTAATTTTAATGCAAATAACTATCAATCTATGCGAAGAATGAAATACCGAAGGACTTTTTTCCAAAGTATGAATTAGCATTCGGTGAGAATTCAAATCATACTTTTTCTTGCATTATCTGATTTTGTTGCAATAACCGTCATGGAAATATGTCAGTAATGACGAAGCGGAGGAAAGAAGCCTTCTTTTCGGAGTTGGGCAAGACATCGTCACAATCTGCCCAGGCTGCTGCTAAGGTTCTGGTTATCAACTCATTTACCATGtgattaaacattttttttccgGGAGCCACCCAATTCCTTTGGTTCCTGATTGGACTTTATTGTGGTTTGAAATCTTGCAGGTTGGTACACCCAGTGGTTCTATGGATGAAGAAGCTCCATCTTGGGCCCCTCTGCGTGATGATTACATGCTAACGCACCCCAGGTTGAAAGATTGGGATAAGATGCAGGTAATCTTTTCTTTGGTTTATGTCTTATCACACCGTGAATTCCTTGGGGTTCAAAAGCACCTGGTTTGGTCCTTAaagtattaattaataatttacccatcatgataatttaattttggTTCTTTTTTTAGATTTTCGGACAGAAAGACTAGTTAGTTAATATCTGATGTGCGCAGTGTTATTGAGAGAATTGTTGTTTAGTACGGGATATCCTACACAAATAATAAGTTAAAACATTGAGAGCGTTTTAATAGTGATATGGTTTATggtaaatttgtttttcaaactTGACATATGATAAATAATATGGTTGTGTAGGTTATGTTATGCTTGTCGGAGAAAGTAGCATGACAAAAAGGGGGTTGATCTAGTAATTattgatgtttaaaaatatcaaattgaTCGGTTGCTTGAAAAGAGTAGAGGAACCTTTTAGGACTAAAGATAAAATCCATGATTGCCTTAGTAGATAAAGAACAAAACTGTGATTGGCTGAATCCTCGGTCATTTATGTTATATGAATAGACGATTAACTGCTCATCGGTTGTGAAAGTTATTTATCTCGATTTTCCATGTTAAAAAAGCTAGTCATTTTCTGTGCTTTCAGGATACAAATGTTGCTGGTGACTTTGGGAGACAATCAGCCACAGATTCATCAGATGATGATTAATAGTTTCGACTCCGAATAGGCTTAAGATGGGTGTATTTAGCTTTCATGGACAATGGTTTAATGAAAGTTTGTTTGTTGGCAGCAGTAATCTCAGTGAGGCAACATaagttattgatgatttattttaaattttaagctCGACGAAAGAGAAGAAAAACTGCAATTCCTTTTTCGTGGTAACCATTCACCTGCTTATGAATGTTACATACTCCACGTTATGCTCATCTCTACTATGATAATATATGACCTTCCTACTCTATATTGAAATGAATGGTatttttcttatcaaaaaacaaaaagaaatgaATGGTTTTTTGAGTTTGGTCAGAATTATTGTTGCCGGATCCTGAACGGATAGATAGCATCTAGAAAGCAATTTGTCAAGTAgtacccccccccccccccccccctccttCTCTTAATGGATTTTTATAAAAAAGTAGAGGTTGAaccttaaaatatatttttcgtgATATTTTAGAAAGAATTTTAAGTaaatatggaaaattatatatcTTCTAAatgcttcaaaaaaaaaaaaaggtaaacTCCGAAATGTTAATTTTCGTGTGAATAAGAGGTCTTTTGATCTATTTGTGTTTTAAATCGAGAGATATGTACGAATAGGTTGAGACCCGAGGGAGAGGACATCAAGACCAAGATATCTTCTATTTTTCAGGCTGAGTAGTGATCTATATCTTGGTTCCTAGCATCTTCTTCTTGGCCTTCAATTGATGAAACGTTCAAACCAAAAACTCCAGAATTATGCCGTTGCATGTACACATTTAATAAGATATACATATGCGAGAAAAATCATAATCTACAAAGGTAATACTTATAAGTGAATGAATCACGTGACATGATTGTGTCAAATCTACCCCAAATAGAAAAGTGAATTTGAGAACTCTATAATTTCCAAACAAAGAAAGTAACACCGAGATGAATGCAAGTGATTTATGTTGCACAATATATCGAGCGATAAAGTACAGTAAACTTTCGTAAAAAACCAGTGAACTAAATGGTGAAGAAAAACAGTAGAGTAAAGCTTAAAGTAAACCAAACCGAGATCAACCCGGGTTGACCCGAACCCAACCCAACCCGATCATTTTTTTCAGGTCAGCTATCGGGTCCAACCCGATctgacccgaacccgaaaactcCAAACCAAAACCTTATTTTTTTCGGGTTGAACTGTGTCAAGTTGATGGGTCGTATCTGATTTTGACACCCCTGTTTTTCTTTGCCTTCAGTCGTTCAAATAAAAAACTCCAGAATTATGCCGTTGCATTTACACATTTAATAATAAGATATATATGCGAGAAAATCATAATCTACGAAAGTAATACTTATAAGTAAATGAATCATGTGACATGATTGTGTCAAATCTACTCCAACTAGAAGAGTGAATTTGAGAACTctataatttcaaaataaagaaaGTGACGCCGAGATGAATGCAAGTGATTTAATTTGATGAACATTACcccaaaaatttatttaattaattacatgtTCAGTATTGGTATCAGTATCATTTACGAATGATGCCTTGTCTTTGTTATAATTTGACGTCCTCCTTTTTGCTCTTTCCAAAGCAGATTTTGCTCTTGAATTTGGTTTAGTTTTAAATCCTTTTACTACAACTTCATTACAACCGCTCTCCAAAATTGGTTTAATTCTTGCCCGTTCATATGTCTCTTCTGTCATGAGTTGATTATGCAATCGATATAGTTCTTTGTATCACATTtcgatatttatatttttacctTCTTCGTTCATCTCATCCaaagatttttcttttttatcagTAGGTGGTGAAGATGTTTTTGGTCCACCTTTTCTTTATATAAAACTCAAGAATTCTCATGACATTTCTACAAGTGAATGAATACTTTGAGGACATGAGAACACAATAAACTATCAAATTCAAACTACAAGAAATCTTATCATATGAGGAATCATATGTAAGAGTATGTTGATATTGTTTACTAAAAGGTGAAATCTTATAGTGGGATATAGATTCAGATTCAGAAACAACTTCTGCCTTTGAATCATGCGCCTTGCtcaactcattttaaaataattgaaagGTTTCATGCATGTAAAAACTTACTGCATGCTTTAGAATTTTGACCGGAAAGAAAAATACACGTGTACTATTGTTTGGCCGCAAATAAGCTTTCAACTCTTCATAGCGACAATCACCAATCAATctacaaaatattgaaaaaattgaaacaaatcGTTCTTATAATTTACGCAATTTTTCAAAGCGCCATTCATACTCTCGCTGCCCTGAGTAATAGTCATATATTGCACAAAACGTTTGCCTTCCATATACTAGAGCCCattcttccttaattttaaaCATACTTTCAAGCCATGTATTACTTTGAAGATCATATTTATTCAACATTTCAGGTCATGCTGTCAAAAAATCCATTTCTTCCTTAAATttatatatgcaagaactgAAATCTTTTGAAAACTCTTTAAAGTTCGAGAAAACAACACTAAGATGTGTTGCTGCACTTTGATAAATGTGCCAAATGCACAGACGATGGTATGTTTCAGGCCATTTTTCCACTTAAGCTTTTGGCATCTTGATCGGTGTGAATAGTTGCAGGAGTTTTTCCATTCATATAGCTTTAGCAAATGTATGAAAGAGCCACATGAAAGTTTAAGCAGTTTCATCATATAACAATGCTACACCAAAAATTATAGTTTGCATGATGATTTACACCAACAAAGAGTGCAAATGAtattttcttctttatttttttctcaatCAAATTCCAACCTACGATATGTAAGATTGTCTTTCAAGATAGTATTTCTATCCATCAGTCCTGCACAATTCAATATCTAATAGAAATATCATCTACTCATATTTTTCGTTCATAATTATACTAAATTTagtattataataaaaaaattaaaattaaaataaataaataaataatataatctcAAAAGTTatgaataaattaaaatttttatttttatctaatAAAAGATTTTTACTTTCCATAAAATTTTTGGAACTTTTGTTTCAACAATCAAGAGTATCTCACATAATATTCAATCATTCAATGTTGGTATACTAAGAAAGAAAATTGCATATACACGTATTTATTAtgtttcaaataaataaaagagagtcgaaaaattaaattaaaatatataaataaaagagatgaatttcaagaaaaaaGGATATATAAAATAATGTACCTTAATGATATGGTGTGaatagtttttaattaaaataaaatttttttaaagtaaattttttttattatatttcaatatttccataaatattatatattttttattgtaataaAGGTAAGAATTGACAGAGATATTAATTGGTAATTTGAGTAATATATGatataacatatttatttatctaATTTAAATATGTAGGAGGAATTGTAGGAGGAAGTGAAGGAGAGGATTACCTTTGGTCATGTACGATTGCAGATTCATGAACAATATTTTGGCAATCTCACTAAATCTTTGGTCAAATATTTTGGCAATTTCTCAATTACAATCAATGTTCACCAAATATTTTCTATTCCTTATGGAATTGTTGAAATATtactaatattattaaattaaaaatggttgctttaaataattttaatttatttaaaatataattaagaaTATATGATTctatatttgataaatattgtCACATGATACCGATACTTAAAATTCAATACATAAAATTAATCagtataataaaatattataaacaacATTTGATTATAATTGATaccattatttattttttgtggaAGTGTTGAAATAGGAttgaaatttattaaatttattttttaataattcgtaactattttattttttggaaaataagGATCAATATCGATTtacatatattcattaattaatcaaaatacTATTCGCTTATTGCCATTCTCTATggtcagtagattgattttcaccCTTAGACTATAAAATTATTTTCGTTGTGTGCAGCTCGAGGTGCCTGAGT
Protein-coding sequences here:
- the LOC142541461 gene encoding uncharacterized protein LOC142541461 — protein: MLKETEWAMSKIDRKFFQKRARDYNSDEDGEYDDLGVEEENEVSEDEEGGIQPGVTKFTEGIKAFKLAFKKILAKKSGEDSNVLGPVLSAHKKLLGEKLAEEAERKVKGEAKKEKRLQGEKGHVKPTNYLDAHEKFLLGVATKGVVKLFNAVNKAQNAQKGLNPSRTKDEKIMTKRRKEAFFSELGKTSSQSAQAAAKVGTPSGSMDEEAPSWAPLRDDYMLTHPRLKDWDKMQDTNVAGDFGRQSATDSSDDD